Genomic window (Dictyoglomus sp. NZ13-RE01):
TGAGTTTAAAAATCTTGCAAAAGAATTATGTTTACAGATTGCAGGGATGAATCCTCTATATGTAAGTAAAGAAGATGTACCAAAGGAGGTAATAGATAGAGAGATAAGTATTTATAGGACTCAATTGGAAAAAGAAGGAAAACCTGCCCATGTAATTGATAAAATCATTGAGGGAAAATTAGAGAAATTTTATGAAGAGGTTTGTTTGTTAGAACAGCCCTTTGTAAGGAATCCAGAAATAAAGGTAAAGGATTTAATAACCGAAGCGGTTGCAAAGCTTGGAGAGAATATTGTAGTTAGAAGATTTACTCGATATGTAGTTGGAGAGGAAGAGTAGTTTATGTCTTCCATTAAATTTAAGAGGATTCTTTTAAAACTATCTGGTGAGATTTTTAGTGGTCCTCAAGGATTTGGATTAGATGCAAATAAGATTTCACAAATAGCGGAAGATATTAAAGAAGTACATGATTTAGGAGTAGAAATAGGAGTAGTAGTGGGAGGGGGGAATATTTTTAGAGGTAGAGAGGCAAAAAGTTTAGGAATAGATAGAGTTACAGCGGATTACATGGGTATGTTAGCAACAGTGATAAATGCATTAGCGCTTCAGGATGCCTTAGAGAAATTAGGAGTTAATACAAGGGTTCAAACTGCTATTGAGATGAGACAAGTGGCAGAACCTTTTATAAGGAGAAGAGCTATTAGACATTTAGAAAAAGGAAGAGTAGTAATATTTGCTGCTGGAACAGGTAATCCCTTTTTTACAACAGATACTGCTGCTGTTTTACGAGCTTCTGAAATTAAGGCGGAGGTTATATTGAAGGAAACAAAAGTTGATGGAGTTTACACTGCAGATCCTTTTAAAGATCCTAATGCAAAAAAGTTTGATACAATAAACGCTTTGGATTTTTTAAGTTTGAGATTAGAGGCTTTAGATGCTACAGCAGTTTCTTTATCTATGGAGAATAAAATACCAATAATAGTTTTTTCTATGTCAGAGAAAGGAAATCTTAAAAAAATTATTCAGGGGGAGAAGATTGGTACTTATATAGGACCTTAAAAGGGTAGAGGAGGGAGAAAAATGGGCAGGGAAAATTTCAAAGAAATTGAAGAAAAGATGAAAAAAACAATTGAGGCTGTTAAGAAGGAACTACAAGGCATAAGAACAGGTAAACCATCTATTGGCTTGTTTGACGAAATAAAGGTGAGTTATTATGGCAATATGATGCCGATAAATCAAGTTGCCAGTCTCAAATTGGGCGAGGGAAGAACAGTAATTATTCAACCCTGGGATAAAAATGTAATCTCTGAAATTGAAAAAGCTATTTTAAAGTCAAATCTTGGTTTAAATCCACAAAGTGATGGACAGACTATAAGAGTGGTTTTCCCTCCATTGTCAGAGGAAAGAAGAAAAGAGCTGGTGAAAGTAGCCCATAAAGAAGCTGAAAATGGAAGAGTAGCTATTAGAAATATTCGCAGGGACTATTTAGAGATATTCAAAAAAGAAAAACAAGAAGGAAAGATTTCTGAAGATGAATTTCACAGATTACAGGAGGATTTGCAAAAGCTAACTGATAAATATATTGAAGAGATTGATAAACTCTTATCAATGAAAGAAAAGGAAATTATGGAAGTGTAATAAATGGGAAGTTTTTTGGGTTGGAAATTAAAAGATGTTTTAAAAGTAATACCCCCAGAGAAAATCAAATTTGATATAGACTATCCCTTTCAAATGCAAGAAGCCTTTGGAGATTTAAGGGTAATTATGGAAAAGGAAGAAAATGGATATTATTACTTTACCCTAAGTTATGAAAACTATCAGGAAAGAAGATGAAGTTAGATATTCCAAAAGAAAAATTACCAAAACATATAGCGTTTATTATGGATGGAAATGGGAGGTGGGCCCAAAAAAGGGGACTTCCAAGAATCATGGGACATAGGGAAGGAGCATTGGTGGTTGATAAAATCTGTGAAACTGCCTTTTCATGGGGAATATATTATCTTACCTTTTTCGCTTTCTCTACTGAAAATTGGAAGAGACCAAGGGATGAAGTAGAAGGATTAATGCAACTCCTAAATGAGAGTATTGATAAATTTAGAGATAAGCTTATAAATAATGATATTCAATTGAGGGTTATAGGTAAAATTCATGAATTACCAGAATATTTGCAAAATAGAATAAATAAAGTAGTATCTGAGACTAAGGAAGGGAAAAATGGAG
Coding sequences:
- a CDS encoding ribosome recycling factor, with the translated sequence MGRENFKEIEEKMKKTIEAVKKELQGIRTGKPSIGLFDEIKVSYYGNMMPINQVASLKLGEGRTVIIQPWDKNVISEIEKAILKSNLGLNPQSDGQTIRVVFPPLSEERRKELVKVAHKEAENGRVAIRNIRRDYLEIFKKEKQEGKISEDEFHRLQEDLQKLTDKYIEEIDKLLSMKEKEIMEV
- a CDS encoding isoprenyl transferase translates to MKLDIPKEKLPKHIAFIMDGNGRWAQKRGLPRIMGHREGALVVDKICETAFSWGIYYLTFFAFSTENWKRPRDEVEGLMQLLNESIDKFRDKLINNDIQLRVIGKIHELPEYLQNRINKVVSETKEGKNGVVTIALNYGGRWDIVNACSKILEDYSNGSIRKEDLSEEIFKEYLSTKDIPDPDLLIRTSGEYRISNFLLWQIAYTELWFTSKYWPDFNEEDLRQACYEYMNRKRRFGGL
- the tsf gene encoding translation elongation factor Ts → MEVSLEMIKELREKTGAGVMDAKRALEEANGDMEKAILILREKGIVKAAKKATRVAKEGVIEAYIHTGAKLGVLLELNCETDFVARTDEFKNLAKELCLQIAGMNPLYVSKEDVPKEVIDREISIYRTQLEKEGKPAHVIDKIIEGKLEKFYEEVCLLEQPFVRNPEIKVKDLITEAVAKLGENIVVRRFTRYVVGEEE
- a CDS encoding UMP kinase, whose protein sequence is MSSIKFKRILLKLSGEIFSGPQGFGLDANKISQIAEDIKEVHDLGVEIGVVVGGGNIFRGREAKSLGIDRVTADYMGMLATVINALALQDALEKLGVNTRVQTAIEMRQVAEPFIRRRAIRHLEKGRVVIFAAGTGNPFFTTDTAAVLRASEIKAEVILKETKVDGVYTADPFKDPNAKKFDTINALDFLSLRLEALDATAVSLSMENKIPIIVFSMSEKGNLKKIIQGEKIGTYIGP